DNA sequence from the Thermodesulfobacteriota bacterium genome:
AGAGCGGTCCACTTCGCCGATCCTGAGCACGGCTGGGCGGTGGGCGATTCGGGCGTGATCCGGGCGACCAGCGATGGCGGCGCCACCTGGCTGGTCCAGGACGGCAGCACGGACGAGGCGCTGGCGGCCGTCCATTTCGTCGATGCCCAGCACGGCTGGGTCGCCGGCTCCGGCGGCACGGTGCTGGCGACCAGCGACGGCGGCACCACGTGGCAGAAGCAATTCAGCGGCACGACAGCAGGACTCGGCTCGGTGCGGTTTGTCGACCGCCGGCGGGGCTGGGCTGCGGGCAGCGGGGGGACCATCCTCGCCAGCCGGGACGGCGGCCGCACCTGGCTGCGGCAAAGCGCTGGCCGGCCCAGCCAGGCCGGGGAGACCGCCGGCCTGCCCTACCGCCGCTATCCTGCCCCCTGGCTGCCGGCCGTGACAGCCCTCCTGGTCCTGGCCGGCCTCCTCGTCCTGCGGCCGCCCAAGCCCCGGCTCCTGAAGCGCTCCATCGCCGACCTGCTGGCCACGGACCGGCCCCTGCGGCCAGAGGATCTGAAGGCTGGTCAGGATGCCCTGGGCGTCGGCGGGCTGGCGGAGGATCTGTCCCACTTCTTGCGCAACCCCAGCACCGTGGCGCCGCTCACCATCGCCATCACCGGCGAATGGGGCAGCGGCAAGAGCTCCCTCATGAGCCTCCTGGCCGCCGACCTCGAGCACTACCGCTTCCGGCCGGTGTGGTTCAACGCCTGGCATCACCAGAAGGGCGAGCAGCTCCTGGCCTCGCTTTTCGCCCATATCAAGGAGCAGGCGGTCCCCGGTTGGCTGCAGCGGGGCGGCATCGAGTTCCGCATCCGGCTGGCCGTCTTCCGGGCCCAGCGCAGCTGGCCGCTCTATGCCTTGCTGCTGGCGGTCTTTCTGGCCAGCGCTGCCTACAGCCGGGAGCAGGTGGCCGCCGTCCTGCGGGGCCTTCTGGCCCTGGTCGTCCACCCCGAGGCCTGGTGGCAGCACTATGCCGGCTGGCTGGGCGCCGCCCTGGCGCAGCCGTTGGCGGCCATGGCCGGCGTCAGTGTCCAGGACTGGCTGGGCTTTTTTGCCGCGCTTTTCGGTCTGGGGGCGCCGCTGGCCACCGTGCTCAAGGCCAGCAAGGGCTTTGGTCTCAACCCGGCGCGCCTGGTGACGGTGAATCCGGACCGGCCAGGCGGCCAGGGGTTGGATCCCGGGGCCCGGGCCCGCTTCAGCCAGGAATTCCGGGACGTCACCCGCGGGCTGGGCCGGCGCAAGATGGTCATCTTCATCGACGACCTGGATCGCTGCTCCAAGGACAACCTGATCGAGATCCTGGAGAGCGTCAATTTCCTCGCCACCTCCGGAGACTGCTTCATCGTGCTGGGCATGTCGCCGGAATGGGTGGAGTCTTGCGTGGCGTTGAAATACGAGGAGCTGGCCGCCGAGCTCGCCGCGGAAAAGCCCACCGACGGCGACCCCAAGGAGCACAAGCGCCGCTTTGCCCGCAACTATCTGGAGAAGATGATCAACATCGAGGTGCCGATCCCGAAGCTGGATCAGCGGGGGGCGACCCTGCTCCTGCAAGGGAGTAAGGGCACGGCCGGCGCGCCGGCGGCAGCCTGGGCCGCCGCCCTCAAGGCCCCGGTCGCTCTGGCCCTGGTGGTGGCCTATGGCCTCTGGTACGGCCTGTCGATCCCCCGGCCTCCGGTGGTGACCGGCCCGGACCAGCTTGTCAGCTGGCCCGTCGATGCGACCCACCTGCGCCGGCTCAGCCCGGAAGGGTCGCTTCTCGGACTGGCATCCCCGGAGCAGCCGCCGGCAACGGAGGCGGGCCAGGAGCCGAACGGCGGCACGGTCCGGCTGGAGGTGGCCCTGCAGGCCCGGAAGGAGGCGCTGGCCAAGGGAATCGTTGTCGGCAGCTTCGGCAGCGGCGAGGGCACGGCCCAGCTGGTGCTGCGCCAGGCCCCGGAGCAGGGCGGGACCGGGGAAAAGCCGGGGGCAGCCGGGACGCCCGTGACCCCAACGCCACCATCGCCCGGCCGCGAAGCCTTCGGCCAGGAGCAGCCGGCGGGCCCCTTGCTGGCGGCGCCGGATCCCGATGCCAGCGCCGGCGCCCGCTGGCTCATCTGGCTCCTGGGCGGTGTTGGGCTGGCCGCCACCGTGCGCGCCTTTTTCCTGCGGCAGCGGGACTTCACGGAGGACTCCCCCGCCTTCCTCAAGGCCCTTTCGATCTGGCAGCCGTGGGTCCTGGTCAAGCAGGACACCCCCCGGGCCCTCAAGCGCTACCTCAACCGGGTGCGGTTCATTGCCCTGCGGCTGCGGGGCCGTTTCCCGGAGGCTGGCACCGTGGCCCTTGCCGCCATCTACTACCTGAGCTCGGACTGGCTTCTCGGCCCCGAGGCCTACCAGCAGGTCCTGGACGGTGACCTGGCACCGCTCCTGGCCACCAGCCGGGCACTGGAGCCGGGCCAGGGCCAGGTGGAACAGCTGGCCGCGGTGCTGGCCGCATCGCCAGCGGCCCACGCCCAGTGGGCCGCTGAAGCAGCGGACGAGCAGGAATGGCAGGAGGCCGCCTGGCCGCCGGCGCCGGACCACCGGCAGGAGGTCCTGCGGGTGCTGGCCGCAAGCCCGCTCGGCCAGCCGCCCGCCAGCGAGGGGCCAACCGGCGCCGCTGCGGCGGCCGTTGCTTCGTAGTCGTCCGGCAGCAGCACCGGGGAGGCGGGGCGAAAAACGGCTCCGGTGTCACTTCACCGTGGCCTGGAACAGATACTGGCGCCTGGTGCCGTCCGCCAGCTTGGTGCCCACCGCGAAGCTGTACTTGCCTGGCCTCTTCAGCTCCAGGTCAACGCCGAAGTGGCCGTCCATGCCGGTAAGGGCCATGGCCGGCCCTTCCTGGCCGTCCGGCGCTGTCACCTTCACCGCTACCGTGCCTTCGGTGACCGGGTTGCCGCTGGCCCTGTCCGTGAAGGTGAGCTGCAGGTGGTGGGTGAAGCTCTGTCCAGCCTGGGCCATGGCCGCCCGCACATCCCGCAGCCCGGCCGCCGCCTTCACCCCCGCCTCGGTGGCCTCGCCCAGGGAGACCAGATCCGCCGCGGTGGCGGAATGGCCGGCCGCCGTGCCATGGCCCGCACTGCCATGGCCGCTGCCGTGATCAGCGGCCATTCCTGTGGTGCCGACTGCCATCAGAACCCCTGCGCCCAGAAGGGCTGCCATCACGCTTCGCTTCATGTTGCGGCTCCTTGTGCTTGTGGTCGTTACGGAAGGCACGGGCCATCCCCGATGTGGCCAGGCCACAGGTCCGTCCGGACGGACGGCCTTTTGGGTCAGCTTTCGACAATATCCCCCTCGGCGGTGGGCACAGGACTCTTGTCCAGCCGCCAGCCCCGCCACAGGTAATAGATCACCGGATAGACCAGAAGCTCCATGATGCCGGAGGTGACCACCCCGCCCACCATGGGGGCGGCTATCCGCTTCATGACATCGGCGCCGGTGCCGGTGCTCCACATGATGGGGATGAGGCCGGCGATGATCACCGAGATGGTCATCACCTTGGGCCGGATCCGCTTGACCGCGCCATGGTGGATGGCCTGCACCAGGTCTCCCCGGGTGCGCATCCGGCTCTGCTCCCCCCAGAGGCGATGGGCCAGGTCGAGGTAGAGCAGCATCACCACCCCGGTCTCGGCGTCCAGGCCAGCCAGGGCAATAAGCCCCACCCACACCGCCACCGACAAATGGTAGCCCAGGAGATGGAGCAGCCAGAAGGCGCCCACCAGGGAGAAGGGCACGGCCAGGAAGACGATGGCGGTCTTGGTGAGTGATCGGGTGTTCAGGTAGATGATGACGAAGATCACCAGGATCGTCACCGGGATGATGATCTGGAACCGGGCCCGGGCCGATTCCATGTACTCGAACTGGCCGCTCCACACCAGGCTGTAGCCGGCGGGCAGCTGCACCCGCTGGGCCACCGCTGCCTGGGCCGCGCGCACATAGGAGCCGAGATCCACGTCCTTGATGTCCACGTAGACCCAGACCGTGCGGCGGGAGTTTTCGCTCTTGATGGCCGGCGGCCCCTTCTTGATCTCGATCCGCGCCACCTGGGACAAGGGCACGTGGGAGCCGTCCGCCAGCGGCACCAGCACCCGATAAAGGGATGGCAGGTCGGCCCGGAAGTCGCGCTGGTAGCGGATGTTCACCGGGTAGCGCTCCAGGCCTTCCACGGTCTGGGTGACGTTCATGCCGCCGATGGCGCTTTGGATGGTGTCCTGGACTGCCGCCACCGTGAGGCCATAACGGGCCGCCGCCGCCCGGTCCACGGTGATGTCGAGATAGTTGCCGGTAAGCGCCCGCTCGGCAAAGGCCGAAAGGGTGCCGGGCAGGGGCCGCAGCACCGCCTCCACCTCCTCCCCCAGGCGGCTCAGGGTGGCCAGGTCGTCGCCCAGGATCTTGACCCCCACCGGCGTCTTCATGCCCGTGGAGAGCATGTCGATGCGGGTCTTGATGGGCATGGTCCAGGCATTGGTGAGCCCGGGGATCTGGATGGCGGCGTTCAGGCGGCGGATCAGCTCCTCCACCGGGATCGGTCCCTCCTCCGGCCAGAGCCGGCGCAGGCTGTTTTTCACGGGCTCCATCCAGTCCGGCCAGCCGGAATAGAAACGGGACCTGGGCTCCCGGCGCCACTCCTCGGGAGGCCTCAGCTGGATGGTGGTCTCCAGCATGGCCATGGGCGCCGGATCGGTGGCGGTCTCTGCCCGGCCCACCTTGCCGAACACCCGCTCCACCTCCGGGAACTGGGCGATGATCCGGTCGGTCTGCTGCAGGACCTCCTTGGCCTTGGTGACCGAGATCCCCTCCAGGGTGGTGGGCATGTAGAGAAGATCACCTTCGTAGAGGGGCGGCATGAACTCCGAGCCCAGCCGGGAGATGGGAATGGCCATGGAGCCCATGGCCAGCAGGGCCAGGATGAGCACCACCACCCGCCAGCGCAAAACCAGATCCACCACCGGGTGGTAGAGGCGGATGAGGAGCCGGTTCACCGGGTTGGCGTGCTCCGGCCGGATGCGGCCCCGGATGAGCCAGCCCATGAGGAGCGGCACCAGGGTGACCGACAGCAGGGCCGCCGCCCCCATGGCATAGGTCTTGGTGAAGGCCAGGGGCTTGAACAGGCGGCCGGAATGGTCCTGGAGCGCAAAGACCGGCAGGAAGGAGACGGTGATGACCAGGAGGCTGAAGAAGAGCGCCGGCCCCACCTCCTTGGCCGCGCCGACAATGATCTGCCAGTGGGGCTTTTTGCCCTGGGAGCGCTCCAGGTGCTTGTGGGCGTTCTCGATCATGATGATCGCCGCGTCGATCATGGCGCCGATGGCGATGGCAATGCCGCCCAGGCTCATGATGTTGGCGTTGACCCCCTGCAGGCGCATGACGAGAAAGGAGGCCAGAATCGCCACCGGCAGGGTGATGATGGCCACCAGGGCCGACGGCAGGTGGAACAGGAAGAGGGCGGTCACCAGGGCAACGACGATGGACTCCTCCAGGAGCTTCTCCTTGAGGTTGTCCACCGCCCTCTCGATGAGGCCGGAGCGGTCGTAGACCGGGGTGATGGTCACCCCGGCCGGCAGGCCGGCGGCGAGCTGGGCCAGCCGCTCCTTGACCCGGTGAATGGTGGCAAGCGCGTTGTCCCCGAAGCGCATCACCACGATGCCGCCCACCACCTCCCCCTGGCCATTGAGCTCGGCGATGCCCCGCCGCAGCTCCGGGCCAACGGTGACGGTGGCCAAGTCCCCCAGGCGGATCGGGGTGCCTCGCTGGTCGGTAGTCACCACCACGCCAGTGATGTCGGCCAGGGAGCGCAGGTAGCCCAGGCCCCGGACCATGAACTCGGTCTCGCCCATCTCCATGAGGCCGCCGCCCACATCGGCGTTGCTCTCCCGGATGGCCCGGCCGATGTCCTCCAGGGTCAGGTGGTAGGCCAGGAGGCGAGCCGGATCCACGGTCACCTGGTACTGCTTGACATAGCCGCCCACCGAGGCCACCTCGGAGACACCCTCCAAAGCGGTGAGCTCGTAGCGCAGGAACCAGTCCTGGATCGAGCGCAGCTGCTGCAGATCGTGGCGGTCAGAGGTCAGGGCGTACTCGTAGATCCAGCCGACTCCGGTGGCGTCCGGGCCGATGGTGGGGGTCACGCCTTGAGGAAGCCGGCTGGCGGCGTAGTTGAGATACTCCAGCACCCGGGAGCGGGCCCAGTAGATGTCGGTGCCGTCCTCGAAGAGGATGTAGACGAAGGAGGAGCCGAAGAAGGAGTAGCCCCGCACCACCTTGGCATGGGGCACGGACAGCATCTGGGTGGTGAGCGGGTAGGTGACCTGGTCCTCCACCACCTGGGGCGCCTGGTCCTTGTACTCGGTATAAATGATGACCTGGACGTCGGACAGATCCGGGATGGCGTCCAGGGGCGTCTGCCGGAGACTGACCAGGCCGGCCAATCCCAGGAACAGGGTGAAGATCACCACCAGAAGGCGGTTTTCGATCGACCAGTCGATGAGCTTTTCCAGCATGGCGGTGTTCTCACGGGGTGGGCTGTGGCTTCCGGGACTGACCGGTCTGAGCAGGTCGCTCTGCCACTTCCTGCAGCTCCTGCAAGAGAACAGGGAGATTGGGCTGGTGGAAGCTCAGCTGCGGAGCCGGGATGCGGTTACGTTTGGGGTCTGGCGGTACATGCTTGTGGTGCGGAAAGGTCCCGGCCAGGGCCGGATCATTGGGGTGCGGCTGGGAATCGTACCAGGCAATCTTTTCATCTTGGCGCCACAGCTCATAGCCATAGGCCTCGATGATCACATGCCCGGTATGGTGATCGAGCCGCTCTTGGAGCACCAGGCGGCGCCCATGTACGAGGCGAACCTCGCCTCGGAGCACCGCGACCCCCTTCCCTCGGCGCACCATGACCAGCGTCGAGCTGACGACCGCAGGACACCATTGCTGGACGGTGTAGACAGCCTCCTCGTAATCACGAAGTGATCGGAAGGGGTTCATGGCGAGCCGTCACCTTGAGGAGGTTGGAAAGCGTCTGCCGCTCCCGGCGGAAGGCCTCGATGGCGCGCTGGTATTCTTCCTGCCGACGGAGCAGGATCTGGTAGGCCCCGGCCCAGTCGCTCCAGTCCACCACCCAGGCATCATCCTCCGGTTCCTCCCCCTGGCTGTATGCTTGATAGAATGTCTCGGAAAGAACGCCGTATTTCCGTTCATACATCTCCAGGTCTTCTCGCAAGGCATGGATATCGTCGATGACGTCCTGCAGGGTCATAAAACACCTCCCGGGTGCCGTTTCGGCGGTCGCCGGCCCATATATTTCTTTGCAAGGGTGCTGAGCCCCGAAGGGCTTCGCATCCGCTACTTGAACAGATCCTCCAGATCAGAGGCTTTCTTGCTGGTGGCGGGCGGCGCAGGGGCAGACGCTGGGCCGCCGATCATCTTCTGGATGGCCTC
Encoded proteins:
- a CDS encoding CusA/CzcA family heavy metal efflux RND transporter — its product is MLEKLIDWSIENRLLVVIFTLFLGLAGLVSLRQTPLDAIPDLSDVQVIIYTEYKDQAPQVVEDQVTYPLTTQMLSVPHAKVVRGYSFFGSSFVYILFEDGTDIYWARSRVLEYLNYAASRLPQGVTPTIGPDATGVGWIYEYALTSDRHDLQQLRSIQDWFLRYELTALEGVSEVASVGGYVKQYQVTVDPARLLAYHLTLEDIGRAIRESNADVGGGLMEMGETEFMVRGLGYLRSLADITGVVVTTDQRGTPIRLGDLATVTVGPELRRGIAELNGQGEVVGGIVVMRFGDNALATIHRVKERLAQLAAGLPAGVTITPVYDRSGLIERAVDNLKEKLLEESIVVALVTALFLFHLPSALVAIITLPVAILASFLVMRLQGVNANIMSLGGIAIAIGAMIDAAIIMIENAHKHLERSQGKKPHWQIIVGAAKEVGPALFFSLLVITVSFLPVFALQDHSGRLFKPLAFTKTYAMGAAALLSVTLVPLLMGWLIRGRIRPEHANPVNRLLIRLYHPVVDLVLRWRVVVLILALLAMGSMAIPISRLGSEFMPPLYEGDLLYMPTTLEGISVTKAKEVLQQTDRIIAQFPEVERVFGKVGRAETATDPAPMAMLETTIQLRPPEEWRREPRSRFYSGWPDWMEPVKNSLRRLWPEEGPIPVEELIRRLNAAIQIPGLTNAWTMPIKTRIDMLSTGMKTPVGVKILGDDLATLSRLGEEVEAVLRPLPGTLSAFAERALTGNYLDITVDRAAAARYGLTVAAVQDTIQSAIGGMNVTQTVEGLERYPVNIRYQRDFRADLPSLYRVLVPLADGSHVPLSQVARIEIKKGPPAIKSENSRRTVWVYVDIKDVDLGSYVRAAQAAVAQRVQLPAGYSLVWSGQFEYMESARARFQIIIPVTILVIFVIIYLNTRSLTKTAIVFLAVPFSLVGAFWLLHLLGYHLSVAVWVGLIALAGLDAETGVVMLLYLDLAHRLWGEQSRMRTRGDLVQAIHHGAVKRIRPKVMTISVIIAGLIPIMWSTGTGADVMKRIAAPMVGGVVTSGIMELLVYPVIYYLWRGWRLDKSPVPTAEGDIVES
- a CDS encoding DUF6516 family protein translates to MNPFRSLRDYEEAVYTVQQWCPAVVSSTLVMVRRGKGVAVLRGEVRLVHGRRLVLQERLDHHTGHVIIEAYGYELWRQDEKIAWYDSQPHPNDPALAGTFPHHKHVPPDPKRNRIPAPQLSFHQPNLPVLLQELQEVAERPAQTGQSRKPQPTP
- a CDS encoding YCF48-related protein, with the protein product MEPPPSSQARVKGAVRQTAPREVGPGAGPWPVAWRGLAILGLLAAFLLAASLALTQSPYPDPDSRPSGLAALSYPLEKNAPRRLPVVGADIRGLHVHPDGQLLWVVGDHGLILHSRDGGLCWEPQTFPGGPPIPEEAIGRCRPRLWPSWPTLVPEAAAAAKPESARQASSQQNPVQTNVAIPAPAITDVKIAEKSPPPGPAVEQYVPPTPAPPARQRPPPDQEPDAERRPGPPDLLAVHFIDARQGWIVGTWGTILATSDGGATWQEQEATTRAGRYAVQFVDARRGWTTGDAWSSLLATSDGGATWQDARGDWEDRLQAVHFVDLRRGWVAGTRGLILATGDSGATWQEQNTGTAEDLRAVHFADPEHGWAVGDSGVIRATSDGGATWLVQDGSTDEALAAVHFVDAQHGWVAGSGGTVLATSDGGTTWQKQFSGTTAGLGSVRFVDRRRGWAAGSGGTILASRDGGRTWLRQSAGRPSQAGETAGLPYRRYPAPWLPAVTALLVLAGLLVLRPPKPRLLKRSIADLLATDRPLRPEDLKAGQDALGVGGLAEDLSHFLRNPSTVAPLTIAITGEWGSGKSSLMSLLAADLEHYRFRPVWFNAWHHQKGEQLLASLFAHIKEQAVPGWLQRGGIEFRIRLAVFRAQRSWPLYALLLAVFLASAAYSREQVAAVLRGLLALVVHPEAWWQHYAGWLGAALAQPLAAMAGVSVQDWLGFFAALFGLGAPLATVLKASKGFGLNPARLVTVNPDRPGGQGLDPGARARFSQEFRDVTRGLGRRKMVIFIDDLDRCSKDNLIEILESVNFLATSGDCFIVLGMSPEWVESCVALKYEELAAELAAEKPTDGDPKEHKRRFARNYLEKMINIEVPIPKLDQRGATLLLQGSKGTAGAPAAAWAAALKAPVALALVVAYGLWYGLSIPRPPVVTGPDQLVSWPVDATHLRRLSPEGSLLGLASPEQPPATEAGQEPNGGTVRLEVALQARKEALAKGIVVGSFGSGEGTAQLVLRQAPEQGGTGEKPGAAGTPVTPTPPSPGREAFGQEQPAGPLLAAPDPDASAGARWLIWLLGGVGLAATVRAFFLRQRDFTEDSPAFLKALSIWQPWVLVKQDTPRALKRYLNRVRFIALRLRGRFPEAGTVALAAIYYLSSDWLLGPEAYQQVLDGDLAPLLATSRALEPGQGQVEQLAAVLAASPAAHAQWAAEAADEQEWQEAAWPPAPDHRQEVLRVLAASPLGQPPASEGPTGAAAAAVAS